The DNA window cagtctcagcctcccaagtagctgggattacaggcacccactaccatgcccagctaatttttgtatttttagtagagatgggttttcaccatgttggccaggatggtctcgaacttgtgacctaaggtgatcctcccgccttggcctcccaaagtgctgggattacaggcgtgagccaccgcacccggccccaagtTGTCTTTTTCTTAGAGGTTTGAATACGctgtttatatattctagatacaagctGTCTGTCATGTATGTGTTGCAACAAAAAAGTGTCCTGCTCTTGCCATTCTACTTCCTTGTGGTTAGCATACTTTGTGTAGTATTcaggaaatctttgcctaccTAACCTAAGGTCATGATAATTTTCTTCTACGCTACCTTCTagaagctttattattttattattacttttatatgtAAATCCATAAACCAcctgaaattgatttttgtgtatggtgtgacgCTGGGATCAAAATtaggtttttttgtgtttggtggtggtggttgtttggtggtggtggtggttgttttttaCTGTAGAAATACCCATTTCtctcagcaacatttattgaaaggaCCATCCTTATTTCTCTGCAGCACTGTCTTTGTCTAATTTAAGTGTCTGTATCTATGTGGGTCCATTTCTAgactctgttttgttccattggtctatttttctACCTACCCTTGTGCCAGTCTTTGTTTTACCCCTAGCCTTATACTTTAAGTCTTGATAGAGTCAGTCATCCCACTTTCTCATTTCTCTTCAGGACTGTCTTGTATCTTGGCCTTTTGCATTTTCGTATAACTTTTAGATCAACTTGTCactttccacaaaaaaaaaaaaaggagttctgAGATACTGATTGGGATTGCCTTTCATCTACTGATTACTTTGGATGGAATTAACATTGTTATAATATTGACCTTGTTTACTtctaatctatgaacatggaatgtcgttcatttatttatttaacttttgagacaaggggtcttgctctgtggcccaggctggagtgcagtgacatgatcatagctcactactgccttgaactcccaggctcaagcaatcctcctgcctcagcctcttgagtagctgggaccacaggcatgcatcaccacacctagctaatttttaaaaacttataatagagacacagtctcactatgttgcctaggctggtctcaaactcctgagctcaagcaatcttcccaccttggcctccctgagtGGTGgaattgtaggcgtgagccaccatttcccgcctccttcatttatttacatcATCTCTAATTCTTCTCTGTAGAGGTTTTACTTCTCTTTTATTAGAtttacaatctcggctcactgcaacctccacctgctgggttcagtTGATTATCCAGCCTCagacttccgagtagctgagattacaggcacgtgccaccacacctggctaatttttgtagttttagtagagacagggtttcaccttgttggccaggctgatctcaaactcctgacctcaggtgatccacctgcctctgcctcccagagtgctgggattataggcgtgagccacggcgcctggccctaGGTATATGCTATTCTAAATAGTGCCTTCAAAATGTGATTGTGCTGGTgtgtagaaatacaactgattttgtATTCAGAAAGTTCGCTAAATCTGTATGTTCTTTAGGATTTTAGTACATACACTCATGTCTATGATAATgagtttttcctttcctctgcaaTCTTATTCTGTTTATGTCTTACTGCACTTGGCTAGGACTTTAAGTTGAATAGACATGATAAtaaacatccttgtcttgttagAGCTGGAATGAGTGTGTATGTACAGTCAGTGAAGTAGAGGAGTAATACTTTTTTCCCCTAATTGTCAGACCAGTTGTCCAGTTGTCTTCCAATCCTAGCTAATCATTACAGTCTcctttggcatttctttttttttttttcttggtagagatgagacttcactatgttacctaggctggtctcaaaactcttgggctcaagtgatcctcccaccttggcctcccaaagtgttcagattacaggcatgcaccaccacacctggctaatttttgtattcctttttttttttttttttttttttgagacggagtctcgctctgtctcccagccattctctcctgcctcagccacccaagtagctgggactacaggcacctgccaccacacccagctaattttttgtatttttagtagagacggggtttcaccatgttagccaggatggtctcaatctcctgacccaccttggcctcccaaagtggtgggattacaggcatcagccaccgcgcccagctaatttttgtatttctagtagagatgaggtttcaccatgttggccatgctggtctcgaactcctgacctcaggtgatcctcctgcctcagcctccttctgtgttttcctttttgaaatagttttaaattatgtaaaataattttaatgctgggattacaggcgtgagccacctcgtctGGCTCCTTTGGCATTTCTGACCCTTGCTTGCTCAGTGATGTGTATCCCTCAGTGTCTGGAGCACATTGTGAAGAAAAATGCAAggtttatgggtttttttgttttaattttattactttaactacagataaggtcttgctatgttgcccaggctggtccaaaactcctgggctcaagcagttctcctgcctcagtctctcaaagtgctaggattacaggcgtgagccaccgcactcggccatcTATGTGCTTTTAAAGTTCCACAggtggctaggtgtggtggctcacgcctgtaatcccagcacttttggaggccaaggcaggcagatcacgaggtcaagagatcaagaccatcctggccaacatggtgaaactccgtctctactaaaaatacaaaaattagccgggtgtggtggcatgctcctgtagtcccagctactcaggaggctgaggcaggagaatcgcttgaaccagggaggtggaggttgcagtgagctgagatcgcgccactgcactccagcctggcgacagagcaagattccgtctcaaaaaaaaaaaaaaagttccacagGTGACTGAGCAGTCGTGTGAGAACCAGCGAGGTAGTGTCAGGGATCTGAAGTGATTGAAAATGCCGCTTATATATTCAATCCTTGGATCCCTTTGATGAATTTTTGTATTCTGCTCTTTTATATCCCTGTAATCCCATGTTTTTTAAACCATTGTGCTCTGGCCTTTCATGCTGTTTGAGCGTAACTTCAGCTGTTATTGCCGTGAGCAGTTTTCTCAAGCTCCTCCCGGGCCCAGCTTCCTGATGGTAGCCTCACTGAACTGTTCTGCTGCTTACCACTTGTCTGAAGcttccccttttccctttttgAACTCTTATTAAGCATTGTTGGCTTCCTGTTTGTACTTACATGATGTAGCTGGTACTGGGTAAGAAATCACTAGCAGCTTTTCTAGTAGGAAAGACGGTCTGAGGTGACAGTTTAGTGGCTTTGTAATTAGGCTCAGGACTTACGAGACTATTTGCAGTGTCCGCTCTGTGCCAGCTACTTTGCTGCTGGTCTGTGGAGGAAGCAGAGATGAAAACACCATCTTTGCTGTCAAGAACTCGCCTGGTGGAAGAGGCAGATGTATGGATAATCATCACATGATGATAAATGCCATCGTTGCTGCAAAAGTCATAAACGTTATGACAGCatagttttaaaatgaagttagtaaattaaaataaaaaatgtaatagaagCAAGACTAAATTAGTTTACTGGGttatcttctttaatttatttctatcCTTTCCATAGACAGTCTAGCACAGGTTTGAATGTGTCCTGGCTCTTCATTACTGAGGCTAACGTTCCACTTAATATATGCAAAAGTGTGTCCATCCCTTCTACCTTTATTCACATTCCATTACTTTTATAGActtctttttttgctttaataattAATACTGGCAGTTGACTTTCTTTTCAGGGGTCTTTCTTCAcaaacaaatttttttcattttcttttcttttcttttcttttcttttctttgagacaaggtctcactctgtcacccaggcgggagtgcagtggggcaatctcagctcactgcagcatgctgagtagttgggattacagatgcaaaccaccacacccaactgattgttcaatttttttgtagagacgggggtctcgctatgttacccaggctggtctcaaactcctgggctcaagcgatcctcccaccttggcctcccagcatgctgagaatacaggcatgacTAACCATTTAaccataaaaaatgtttttttagtCACTTAAAAAGAGACTTTGTCGTGTTGAGGGTCAGATGCTAAGTTATCAGTAGGCTCAGTCATGTCTCTCTTGATTTTTAGCTCTGGAAGAGAAGTGGCCCCAGTTCATCACCCTTCTCTAGCCCAGCCTCGTCCCGCTCCCAGACACCGGAGAGGCCAGCAAAGAAAATAAGGTACTCTGCGTTCTGCAGTTTTCATTTGCTGCATGGACAGATGGGGGTGAGGAAAGGTGGGAAACGAACCTGGCTCTTAGGCTTTGTGCTGCTGTGACTTACAGAATCAAAGAAACTAAGTCCCTGAGAGGGACAGTGCGGCACCCACCTGAACCGCTATCATCCCTACAATCTTGGGTACTGACTCCAGTGGCCTCTGGCCGTCGCCTCCCACTCCAGCATGAGGGATCGGGTGCAAGCACAGAGGCCATGCAGAGTGGAGAGCAGAGAGAGTCGAGTCAGCGGGCAGTCGCCATCAGGTTCTTGACTTGAGCTGACGCCCTAGGTGCTTGCAGTTGGCTGGAATGCCACTCCCTCAGGGATCACATCTGTGTCTAGAACTCCCAGGGACTTGGTAGGTTGTAAGTAAGGTTTGAAGATTATCGTTTTATGCTTGTTTTAAGACAAAAGCTGTCTTCATGGCCTCTGTGAACAGCCTCCCTTCATTCTGTTGGAATTTCCTGTTGAGTTTTTTTATCCTGCATACTGAGATCTTAAATTATGGTTGTTTTAGACATTGGCCACTTGGTAGTTAGGAGGGTGTGAGAAATTTAGAAAGACTTCTTGGCTGAAGTATTAAATGACTAAATCATTCCTTTTCTCCCGACAGAGAAGAGGAGCTGTGTCATCATTCCAGTTCTTCAATTCCATTGGCGACAGACAAGGGGTCCCAGGGAGAAAAGGGTAGGTTGCTGAGGAGGGTCTGCTGTTGGTGGTGGAGGTGTTTGTGGAGGATATAGAGATTAATACCTATTGAAAAAAGGTCTTGAGCATTGCTATGTCTAAGGCATGTTAGATACAAAGAGAGAGATTTCCTCTCCTTCAGAAGTTTGTAGTCTGATGAGGGAGAAAGGCTACAGACGGGGGCGAACGATTGGGTAGAGGTAAGCTCAGTTTGAGTCACCTTTGGGTGATCCTGGTAATTACTGCACAGTAAGCGGTTTGTGTGCGCGCCTTAATCTTGCAAACACTGTCCAAGCAACCAAACCATAGAAGATTGAATCTTTTCAGAGATACTTAGTGAAAACTCAATGTGAAATGCAAAGTGGGTAGACACAACCATCCATTtctggaagagggaaggaagcaaacgagtcttggtttctttctttagttGCAGATACAACCCCAAGGAAGAGACAAAACTCAAATTCTCAGTCTACACCTGGCAGCTCTGGGCAGCGTAAGCGGAAAGTTCAGCTGCTGCCTTCTCGGCGAGGGGAACAGCTGACCTTGGTATGGTCTTGTCCATCTACTCCTGCCCTCCCCGGCTTAGCTCTCCTAAGTCTTAGGAACACTAAGGAcaagtttcttctgttttttctaatttatttttgtttttgtttttgttttttgagacagcatcactatgtcacccaggctggagtgcagtggctcgattttggctcactgtaatctctgcctccagggttcaagcagttctcctgcctcagcctcccaagtagctgggattacaggcgcatgctaccacacctggctaattttttgtatttttagtagagatggggtttcaccatgttggccaggccggcctcaaactcctgacctcaagtgatccagctggcttggcctcccacagtgctgagattacaggcatgagccaccgtgcccagccttcctgTTTTTTCTGATTGgcctgacttctttttctctttggtagcctccacctccccagcttgGCTATTCGATCACTGCCGAGGACGTAGACTTAGAGAAGAAGGCTTCGTTACAGTGGTTCAACCAGGCCTTGGAGGACAAGAGCGGTAAGGAGCATAGATCGTTGCACACTCGAGAGGTTTCAGGTGTCTGTTTTCTCTGGTTTTATTTTGGTGTTTGAAAAAATAGGTTTCTCTGGGAAAATCCCAAGTAGGGTTCCATGTTTTCTTGTGGTCTTTCTCACCTGAGACATCCATGTTGGTGTTCACGGGAACTGGACAGCAGGGACCACTGCAATTGAGGGCAGGCATTCCTCCATGAGCTGTGCTGAGACCCTGCTCTCCGACAGGCATCTGGAAAGAAGTCCCAGACAAGCCAGGACTGcgtcacctttctttctttctttctttcttagatgCTGCCTCGAACTCTGTCACTGAGACCCCACTTACCACTCAGCCTTCGTCTACCTTTACCCTACCTGCTGCTGCAActgcctccccacccacctccctcccGGCCCCAAGCACCAACCCACTGTTAGAGAGCTTGAAGAAGATGCAGAGTCCCCCGAgcctgccaccctgcccaggTGAGCTGGAGTGGGGCCGTGGATCCAGCCTTCTGAGCAGCATCCCCTGCTTGGGTTGGAATAAGGGCGTCGTGCCTGTCGGTCGCTGGAGATTGCTCTGCAGGCCAAACGCACCCTGGCTCAGCACACCAGAGCAGGCCCACATGTAACAGCGCCGGAGCCTGCATCAGGAAGTGTTAGAGAAGGAGTGCTGTGACGCTCGGAATCTGAAGCCTGGCTCATAGCTGCCCTGAGCCTCGCCTTCCTCATCTGTCAGATGAGAATGATCTTCCCGGTGCAGCACCTCTGAAGTGTGAATGTGGTGGCGTGGTCAGGACGTCCTTGCCTATCAGAACCACCGGTCCAGAACAGCACTGCTTCCTTTTCCTCCAGCACTTTGAAGGCTGCTGGTGTTCCCGGCCCAGGCCTTCATGGCACTGTGCACGCCTTTATCAGACGGTAACCTGGGGTTCGTACTCACCCTCCCTGCCCAAGGGCAGAGACTTCCCCATTCATAGTTGCGTGCTCTTAGCGCCTGGCAGGTGAGCTTAGTAGGCAAATAAAGTATATCTAGATTCATACGTGAACTTCAGAGTTCAGACAACTGGACTGTCTTAGTCTCTACACATTAGGCCCCCATTTAGGCCCCATTTTATCCCCTTCTGTCTGATGATCTGTGAGGTGGAAATAATGAACACTTCCTTGATTTACTGTACAGGCCTGTAGTGTAGACTTAGCTGAGTTTATTGACTGACTCTTGGATCCCAGGCTCTGTGGTAGGCGTGGGGAGGGCACTGAAATACTGAATACCATCATCTTCGAAGTGTTTATGCCAACTTCACATTTTCTATTCTTCTTCCAGAATCTGCTGGAGCAGCAACCACTGAGGCCCCCTCGCCTCCAAAGAcgcccagcctcctgcccccGCTGGGCTTATCACAGTCAGGGCCACCAGGGCCGCTCCCCAGCCCTTCCTTAGACTCCAAACCCCCGAACACTTTGCTGGGGCTGATCCCTGCTCCATCCACAGTACCAGCCACTGACACCAAGTCACCTCCAACCCTTCAGACAGAGACGGCTACCAAACCCCAAGCTACATCTGCCCTGTCTCCTGCCCCCAAGCAAAGCTTCCTGTTTGGAACACGGAGCACCTCACCTTCCAGCCCTGCCGCCCCTGCCGCATCTTCAGCATCTCCCATGTTCAAGCCCATTTTCACGGCCCTACCCAAGAGTGAGAAGGAAGGCCCAACACCGCCTGGCCCTTCAGTCACAGCCACAGCACCCTccagctcctccctccccacGACCACCAGCACCACAGCCCCGACCTTCCAGCCTGTCTTTAGCAGCATGGGGCCACCTGCATCTGTGCCCTTGCCTGCTCCCTTCAAGCAGACAACTGCTCCCGCCACTGCTCCCACCACAACTGCCCCGGTCTTCACTGGCCTGGCCACCGCCACCTCTGCTGTGGCTCCCGTCACCTCCGCCAGTCCATCCGCAGACTCTGCTTCGAAGCCTGCGTTTGGCTTTGGCATAAACAGTGTCAGCAGCAGCAGTGTGAGCACCACAACCAGCACCGCCAGTGCCGCCTCACAGCCTTTCCTCTTCGGGGCGCCCCAGGCCTCTGCTGCCAGCTTCACCCCGGCCATGGGCTCCATATTCCAGTTTGGCAAACCTCCTGCCCTGCCCACAACCACCGCAGTCACCACCTTCAGCCAGTCCCTGCCCACTGCCGTGCCAACGACCACCAGCAGCAGCGCTGCCGGCTTTAGTGGTTTCGGCAGCACCCTCACCACCTCCTCCCCGGCCACCAGCAGCCAGCCTGCTCTGACGTTCAGTAACACGAGCACCCCCACGTTCAACATTCCCTTTGGGTCAAGCGCCAAGTCCCCGCTCCCATCATATCCAGGAGCCAACCCCCAGCCCACATTTGGGGCCGCTGAGGGGCAGCCACTGGGGGCCGCCAAGCCAGCCCTTGCCCCCAGCTTTGGCAGCTCTTTCACTTTTGGAAACTCTGCAGCCCCGGCCCCGGCTGCTGCACCCACACCTGCACCTGCATCCACGATCAAGATCGTGCCTGCGCACGTGCCTACGCCCATTCATCCTACCTTTGGCGGTGCCATGCACTCAGCGTTTGGGTTGAAAGCCACGGCTTCGGCCTTTGGCACTCCCACCAGCTCACAGCCCGCCTTTGGCGGCTCCACTGCTGTCTTCTCCTTCGGTGCAGCCACCAGCACTGGCTTTGGAGCCACCACCCAGACCGCCAGCAGCGGGAGCAGCAGCTCGGTGTTCGGCAGCACAACACCATCACCCTTCACGTTTGGGGGTTCGGCAGCCCCCGCTGGCAGTGGGAGCTTTGGGATCAATGTGGCCACCCCAGGCTCCAGCACCACCTCCGGAGCTTTCAGCTTTGGAGCAGGACAGAGTGGGAGCACAGCCACCTCCACCCCCTTCGCGGGGGGCTTAGGTCAGAACGCCCTGGGCACCACCAGTCAGAGCACACCGTTTGCCTTCAACGTGGGCAGCACACCTGAGAGCAAACCTGTGTTTGGAGGTAAGGAGGGGCGTGGACTTGGGCTGCCGGGCTGGACACTGAAAAGCTGTGCCCGCGAAGCCTGCATTCTCGGGGAGTTTATGCTGTGGCAGTGAAAAGACAGGCAATGAATATAGAACTCAGTGAAATGCCAGGGCACGATACATGTTTTGCTAACGTAATAATGACTGGAGGAGCCGTTGTGGATTTAACTGGTCAAAGAAGGCCCTTCTGAGTAATTAACAATTGTAAGCTGAAggttgggtgtagtggctcacgcttgtaatcccaacattttgggaggccaggaagtgtggatcacttgaggccaggagttcaagaccagcctgggcaacttggtgaaaccctatctctactaaaaataccaaaaaattagctgggcatggtggtacccacctgtaatcccagctactcaggaggctgaggcacaagaatggtttgaacccaggagttggaggttgcagtgagccaagatcatgccactgtactccggcctgggtgacagagcaagactctgtctcaaaaaacaaaacgtaAGCTGAGTATAGGGGTAGGGCGGGGCTGGGCACAAGTGGACATGCCTTTCAGGCCCAGGATGGCGcatgcaaaggcccagaggcagaaATATGTTTGGTGTGTTGAAGAGCAGAACAAAGACAAGCatggcaggagggcaggagcagcagcagtggTGTGGAAGGAGGCCAAGAGGCGAGGATTGTTTGTGGCCAGGATTGGGTGTTTGGGTCTTAAGTGCTCAGGAAAACCATTGCAGAATCAGGCAGGATACAGTGATGGTTCCTCCCGTGTGGAAGATGAATGTAGATCCCATGGCTTCTGTTTTCTTCGTGAAGTAGGAGAGAAAATCTGGGAGAGAGAGGGTCGGGATAAAGTGTATAAAAAAGAGGTCTTTTGAAATAGTCATTTTGGACAGTGGGGGAAAGGAACATCATATTAAAAAGTGTAATCAGTTTCCAGGCAGTTTGTGGGCTGGAGAATTGTGATCGTGAAGTTAAAGTGAGGCCAGTTAGCATGGCGTGTGTTTCCCAGTGACACTGTGGGTGTAGACCTAAGGTCAGTGGACAGCTGGTGCCACCCGGCCGTGGAGACCCCAGCAAGCACAGCAGGAGGGGCAGCGGGTCACTGCCCCGATGCAGCTCGGGGTGCAGGAGTGGAGAGCGGGTGAAGTCAGCTGCAGGAGGGGTGGTGCTTGCAGGAGATTTGGGAGCCGGAGCAGTTGTGGTGACAGTGTGACCgcaggagtggtggcaggggTCGGAGAGAGGAGGTCATGGGGGTGGCAAGGTCGAGGGGCTGAGAGGATCATCAGCCTCACAGGGCGAAGTCACCATGAGTGGTGATGGGGAGGAAACCAGTGAGCCAAGGGTCCTCTGAATCGGAGTGACCTGGCAGTTGACATGAGGACATGGCAGATTAAAGTGATCTGAACTTGAGTTACGGTAtttagggaaggaagagaaacagtGTGGAAGCAGCGTGGGAGCACAGGGAGCCTCCCCTCGCCCAGGCCGGAGGCCAAGCCCTGAGAGCAGCCATCCCTGCAGAGGGGCTGCCAGAGAGGGCATCGGGCAGGCAGCCAGAGCCAGTCAGGGCAAGGCCGGGGAAGGGAGGGTACCATGGGGCATCACAAAAGATGAGGGGTGGACAAACCAGGCTTcagaggggaggggacaggggctAGGGGGAAAAGGCCTGAACAGAAGAGGTAGCCAACTCGGGTACGTTAGGAGGCGGGGGCCCCAGAGTACTCCCCTTTGCAGCGATGGTCAGGAGGCCCACGAGGTGGCTGCGGGGCAGGGGGGCTTTTTCTCTGCCCTGGCATGGCCGTTAGCGGGTGGGAGAAGCAGGCTGAGCTGGGGCCCCAGGCATGAAGACTCGGTTGTCTGGCTTAGTTGCTGATGGAGGAGTGCCCCAGGAGCAGGAGTGGGGCTGAGGGTCCTGTGGGAAGTGCCCTGCGGAGCACAGGCTCCTGCCCGGCTCCTCGCCTGCCTCCGCCCTCTGCTCACTGGCCAGCTCTCTGCTCTTCATTCCAGGCACCGCCACCTCCACCTTTGGTCAGAACACCCCTGCGCCTGGAGTGGGCACATCAGGCAGCAGCCTCTCCTTTGGGGCATCCTCAGCACCCGCCCAAGGATTTGTTGGTGTTGGACCGTTTGGTAAGCAGCAAGCCGCCCTGTGGCCCTGCTCGTCTGTCTGAGGAGGGGTTGGGCGGGGTGGCAGGCTCCTGGCCCTCTGAGGCCCCATGAAGATCAGGTTCAGCACAGGAAGGACATTTCGGGTTAGGAGTCCAGCACAGCCCAGGGATGGGAGTTGGATGGCAGAGATCAGAGAGGAGCTGCCCGGGGCGGAAGTTTGCCTCCCATGGGAAGCCGGGTAACAATGGATGCGTGGGCCTTGCTCTGAGACTCTCTGGGAGTTTGCGTTTCAGGAGGCTCCTCCCATACAGTGTTGCTGACGCAGCAGGAAGGCCCTATTGAGGCACCCTGTGTTTTGTTACTGGCCTGGCCTTCCAGAGGTTCGGGCACCCAGAGCCAGAGTCTCAGGTAGCAGCTGCCCTGATGAGGTCTTGTTGAATCTTTCCAGGATCGGCAGCCCCTTCGTTTTCCATTGGTGCGGGATCCAAGACCCCAGGGGCTCGACAGCGACTGCAGGCCCGAAGGCAGCACACCCGCAAAAAATAGCCTTTGTCCCCTGTCCCTGttccccccaccccttccctaaATCTGGACTTTGGCACCTGCTAGGAAGAGCCTTGGACCCTTCCAGTTGCATAAAGCAAACCTACCCCAGATCTCTGGCTTCAGCCGCCAGGGGGTAGTGGCAGCCCTGGGGCCCCTTCCCTTCTGGAGGAAGCACAAGCCTCAGGGATGGGGAAGCAGGATGCAGAGGGCCAAAGCCCGGGACCTCTACTTGAACCGTTCCACTGGGGAGGCTGGAGAACTAAGGAAACACCTGTACATAGTGTCCGCTGCCCTGACTCCCGCTTAGCACGCCCTTAGGCAGGCGCCCCTTCTACCTTTCCCCGAGAGCCATCGTTGCTGGAGGGTGCAGGGTCCAGCCCGCCTGGTGTGCTGGTATGCACCTGATGGGATTTGGGAAATGGGTTATCCCTAAAGCTTTATCTTGCTTGGCTTAACTGTGAGAAgtggttctctttctctggtcCCTTCTGGGGACTgtttccccattttcttgctgCTGTGTCCCTCACCGGTTCCTTGCAggattccttcctttttaaatgcCCCTGAATCTAGCTTTGCCTTGGAGACCCCAGTGGGTGCTGCTCCTGCCGTTTTCTTCCTGCCAAGTCTGAGTCAATGTCATCTCCAACCCTCTGCCAGTTTGGCCCCTCAAAGCTTGGTGGCTCAAGACTGTTAGCCTGGCAGAGCCAGGGGCGAGATACCTTGCTCCAGGAGGGAGAAGCTCTTGGAGCAGGCAGGATGCCCACCGCTGCTTCAGCTGCCTCCTCGCCCAGCTACCCTTTGGCCCCATTGGGCCCTCGTCTGCCTCTCCAGGATCGTATGTTTCAAGCCTTGTCCTGTGTTCCTTTGTCTGACGCTCCGTGTATTGCTCTTTGAATCGAGTTTGGAGGAAGAATTGAGTTGTATGAGTGGCGGCATGTTGGTAGTGCCGGACTTCCTGTTTCAAGTTTTCTGGGGCCTCGCTAATTGAATGTGGAAAGTAGCACCACTTGATGGCTACAAGTGCTGACTCCTGAATTTTCCAATGGTGTTCTGACTTCAAGGGCTGGCAGCCTCGGAGAATGGGCCCGGGGGGGGGCGGGAAGCAAAGACCTCTTCCCTCTGCTGTTTCTGTCCCACTTACCTGACCTCACTGGAGGCTACATCACCCAAAGTAGATGTTAGAAAACCTTAATTAAtgaaccacatttttaaaatcctatttttcCCAAACAGGGCCTTCTGCAGCccatcctttccttccttccttctgaaacCACATACCCCAGGCCCAA is part of the Nomascus leucogenys isolate Asia chromosome 17, Asia_NLE_v1, whole genome shotgun sequence genome and encodes:
- the POM121 gene encoding nuclear envelope pore membrane protein POM 121 isoform X2, yielding MSTYSRDCGTLPNRFVITPRRRYPIHQAQYSCLGVLPTVCWNGYHKKAVLSPRNSRMVCSPVTVRIAPPDRRFSHSAIPEQIISSTLSSPSSNAPDPCAKETVLSALKEKKKKRTVEEDQIFLDGQENKRRRHDSSGSGHSAFEPLVANGVPASFVPKPGSLKRGLNSQNSDDHLNKRSRSSSMSSLTGAYTSGIPSSSRNAITSSYSSTRGISQLWKRSGPSSSPFSSPASSRSQTPERPAKKIREEELCHHSSSSIPLATDKGSQGEKVADTTPRKRQNSNSQSTPGSSGQRKRKVQLLPSRRGEQLTLPPPPQLGYSITAEDVDLEKKASLQWFNQALEDKSDAASNSVTETPLTTQPSSTFTLPAAATASPPTSLPAPSTNPLLESLKKMQSPPSLPPCPESAGAATTEAPSPPKTPSLLPPLGLSQSGPPGPLPSPSLDSKPPNTLLGLIPAPSTVPATDTKSPPTLQTETATKPQATSALSPAPKQSFLFGTRSTSPSSPAAPAASSASPMFKPIFTALPKSEKEGPTPPGPSVTATAPSSSSLPTTTSTTAPTFQPVFSSMGPPASVPLPAPFKQTTAPATAPTTTAPVFTGLATATSAVAPVTSASPSADSASKPAFGFGINSVSSSSVSTTTSTASAASQPFLFGAPQASAASFTPAMGSIFQFGKPPALPTTTAVTTFSQSLPTAVPTTTSSSAAGFSGFGSTLTTSSPATSSQPALTFSNTSTPTFNIPFGSSAKSPLPSYPGANPQPTFGAAEGQPLGAAKPALAPSFGSSFTFGNSAAPAPAAAPTPAPASTIKIVPAHVPTPIHPTFGGAMHSAFGLKATASAFGTPTSSQPAFGGSTAVFSFGAATSTGFGATTQTASSGSSSSVFGSTTPSPFTFGGSAAPAGSGSFGINVATPGSSTTSGAFSFGAGQSGSTATSTPFAGGLGQNALGTTSQSTPFAFNVGSTPESKPVFGGTATSTFGQNTPAPGVGTSGSSLSFGASSAPAQGFVGVGPFGSAAPSFSIGAGSKTPGARQRLQARRQHTRKK
- the POM121 gene encoding nuclear envelope pore membrane protein POM 121 isoform X1; amino-acid sequence: MSPAALAAGAGERRRPIASVRACRGRGCGGPAGAALLGLSLVGLLLYLVPAAAALAWLAVGATAAWWGLSREPRGSRPLSSFVRKARHRRTLFASPPAKSTANGNLLEPRTLLEGPDPAELLLMSSYLGKPGPPQPAPAPEGQDLRDRPGRRPLARPAPRSPPTHRVHHVYPSLPTPLLRPSGRPSPRDCGTLPNRFVITPRRRYPIHQAQYSCLGVLPTVCWNGYHKKAVLSPRNSRMVCSPVTVRIAPPDRRFSHSAIPEQIISSTLSSPSSNAPDPCAKETVLSALKEKKKKRTVEEDQIFLDGQENKRRRHDSSGSGHSAFEPLVANGVPASFVPKPGSLKRGLNSQNSDDHLNKRSRSSSMSSLTGAYTSGIPSSSRNAITSSYSSTRGISQLWKRSGPSSSPFSSPASSRSQTPERPAKKIREEELCHHSSSSIPLATDKGSQGEKVADTTPRKRQNSNSQSTPGSSGQRKRKVQLLPSRRGEQLTLPPPPQLGYSITAEDVDLEKKASLQWFNQALEDKSDAASNSVTETPLTTQPSSTFTLPAAATASPPTSLPAPSTNPLLESLKKMQSPPSLPPCPESAGAATTEAPSPPKTPSLLPPLGLSQSGPPGPLPSPSLDSKPPNTLLGLIPAPSTVPATDTKSPPTLQTETATKPQATSALSPAPKQSFLFGTRSTSPSSPAAPAASSASPMFKPIFTALPKSEKEGPTPPGPSVTATAPSSSSLPTTTSTTAPTFQPVFSSMGPPASVPLPAPFKQTTAPATAPTTTAPVFTGLATATSAVAPVTSASPSADSASKPAFGFGINSVSSSSVSTTTSTASAASQPFLFGAPQASAASFTPAMGSIFQFGKPPALPTTTAVTTFSQSLPTAVPTTTSSSAAGFSGFGSTLTTSSPATSSQPALTFSNTSTPTFNIPFGSSAKSPLPSYPGANPQPTFGAAEGQPLGAAKPALAPSFGSSFTFGNSAAPAPAAAPTPAPASTIKIVPAHVPTPIHPTFGGAMHSAFGLKATASAFGTPTSSQPAFGGSTAVFSFGAATSTGFGATTQTASSGSSSSVFGSTTPSPFTFGGSAAPAGSGSFGINVATPGSSTTSGAFSFGAGQSGSTATSTPFAGGLGQNALGTTSQSTPFAFNVGSTPESKPVFGGTATSTFGQNTPAPGVGTSGSSLSFGASSAPAQGFVGVGPFGSAAPSFSIGAGSKTPGARQRLQARRQHTRKK